CTGCAGCATTACTACCAGTTCCAGGTAGTGCTCAAGCCGAACCCGGACAACTTCCAGGAACTGTACCTGGGCTCCCTCAAGCACGTTGGTCTGGACCCGCTGGTCCACGACATCCGCTTCGTCGAAGACAACTGGGAATCGCCGACCCTCGGCGCCTGGGGTCTGGGCTGGGAAGTCTGGCTCAACGGCATGGAAGTGACGCAGTTCACTTACTTCCAGCAAGCGGGCGGCATCGAGTGCTACCCGGTGACCGGCGAGATCACCTACGGTCTTGAGCGTCTGGCCATGTACCTGCAAGGCGTGGACTCGGTCTACGACCTGGTCTGGGCTGACGGTCCGTTCGGCAAAGTGACCTACGGCGACGTGTTCCACCAGAACGAAGTGGAGCAGTCGACCTACAACTTCGAACACGCCAACGTCGAGAAGCTGTTCGAGCTGTTCGATTTCTACGAAAGCGAAGCCAAGCGCCTGATCGAACTCGACCAGCCGCTGCCGTTGCCGAGCTACGAAATGGTGTTGAAGGCGTCCCATACCTTCAACCTGCTGGATGCACGCCGGGCGATCTCGGTGACCGCGCGTCAGCAATACATTCTGCGTGTGCGCACCCTGGCGCGTTCCGTTGCGCAAGCCTACCTGCTGGCTCGCGCCAAGCTGGGCTTCCCGATGGCGACCCCGGACCTGCGTGACGAAGTACTGGCCAAGCTGGAGGCTGCACAATGAGTGCTCTGGATTTTCTGGTTGAACTGGGCACTGAAGAACTGCCACCCAAGGCCCTGAACACCCTGGCCGAGGCGTTCCTTGCCGGTATCGACAAGGGCCTGCAAGCCGCCGGCCTGAACTACGAGACCAAAACCGTTTATGCCGCGCCGCGCCGTCTGGCGGTGCTGATCACCTCGCTGGCGACCCAGCAGCCGGATCGCAGCATCAACCTCGATGGCCCGCCACGTCAGGCCGCTTTCGATGCCGAAGGCAACCCGACCCAAGCGGCACTGGGTTTTGCCAAGAAGTGCGGCGTCGACCTGAGCGAAATCGATCAGAGCGGCCCGAAACTGCGCTACAGCCAGAGCATCGCCGGCAAGCCGACCGCGAGCCTGTTGCCGACCATCGTCGAAGATTCCCTGAACGACCTGCCGATTCCCAAGCGCATGCGCTGGGGCGCACGCAAGGAAGAGTTCGTTCGCCCGACCCAATGGCTGGTAATGCTGCTCGGTGACCAGGTCATCGACTGCACCATCCTCGCCCAGAAGTCCGGCCGCGATTCCCGTGGTCACCGCTTCCATCACCCGGAAAGCGTGCGTATCAGTTCGCCGTCCAGCTACCTGGCCGACCTGCGTGCCGCTTATGTGTTGGCCGATGCCAACGAGCGTCGCGAGATCATCAGCAAGCGCACCGAAGAACTGGCGACCCGTCAGGAAGGCACCGCGATCGTGCCACCAGATCTGCTCGACGAAGTGACCGCGCTGGTCGAGTGGCCAGTGCCGCTGGTGTGCTCGTTCGAGGAACGCTTCCTTGACGTGCCACAAGAAGCGCTGATCACCACCATGCAGGACAACCAGAAGTACTTCTGCCTGCTGGATGCCGACGGCAAGTTGCTGCCACGTTTCATTACCGTGGCCAACATCGAAAGCAAAGACCCACAGCAGATCATCGCCGGTAACGAGAAGGTGGTTCGCCCACGCCTGACCGACGCCGAGTTCTTCTTCAAGCAAGACAAGAAGCAGAAACTCGAAGACTTCAACCAGCGCCTGCAAAACGTGGTGTTCCAGGAAAAACTCGGCAGCGTCTATGACAAGGCTGAACGTGTTTCCAAACTGGCCGCGTTCATTGCACAGCGCATCGGCGGCAACGCTGCATGGGCTGCTCGTGCAGGCTTGTTGTCCAAGTGCGACCTGTCGACCGAGATGGTCGGCGAGTTCCCGGAGATGCA
The Pseudomonas sp. MYb327 DNA segment above includes these coding regions:
- the glyS gene encoding glycine--tRNA ligase subunit beta gives rise to the protein MSALDFLVELGTEELPPKALNTLAEAFLAGIDKGLQAAGLNYETKTVYAAPRRLAVLITSLATQQPDRSINLDGPPRQAAFDAEGNPTQAALGFAKKCGVDLSEIDQSGPKLRYSQSIAGKPTASLLPTIVEDSLNDLPIPKRMRWGARKEEFVRPTQWLVMLLGDQVIDCTILAQKSGRDSRGHRFHHPESVRISSPSSYLADLRAAYVLADANERREIISKRTEELATRQEGTAIVPPDLLDEVTALVEWPVPLVCSFEERFLDVPQEALITTMQDNQKYFCLLDADGKLLPRFITVANIESKDPQQIIAGNEKVVRPRLTDAEFFFKQDKKQKLEDFNQRLQNVVFQEKLGSVYDKAERVSKLAAFIAQRIGGNAAWAARAGLLSKCDLSTEMVGEFPEMQGVAGYYYALNDGEPEDVALALNEQYMPRGAGAELPSTLTGAAVAIADKLDTLVGIFGIGMLPTGSKDPYALRRAALGVLRILIEKQLDLDLNDAVAFAVNAFGAKVKATGLNDAVLEFIFDRLRARYEDEGVDVATYLSVRALKPGSALDFDQRVQAVQAFRKLPEAAALAAVNKRVSNLLSKVEGSVPTVVEAKYFDNANEFSLYSAIQQADQAVQPMAAARQYSESLARLAALREPVDAFFEAVMVNADDANVRANRYALLARLRGLFLGVADISLLG
- the glyQ gene encoding glycine--tRNA ligase subunit alpha, whose translation is MSQPTPAVRTFQDLILALQQYWAEQGCVVLQPYDMEVGAGTFHTATFLRAIGPETWNAAYVQPSRRPTDGRYGENPNRLQHYYQFQVVLKPNPDNFQELYLGSLKHVGLDPLVHDIRFVEDNWESPTLGAWGLGWEVWLNGMEVTQFTYFQQAGGIECYPVTGEITYGLERLAMYLQGVDSVYDLVWADGPFGKVTYGDVFHQNEVEQSTYNFEHANVEKLFELFDFYESEAKRLIELDQPLPLPSYEMVLKASHTFNLLDARRAISVTARQQYILRVRTLARSVAQAYLLARAKLGFPMATPDLRDEVLAKLEAAQ